One stretch of Miscanthus floridulus cultivar M001 chromosome 18, ASM1932011v1, whole genome shotgun sequence DNA includes these proteins:
- the LOC136520415 gene encoding MADS-box transcription factor 5-like isoform X1 — protein sequence MGRGKVELKRIENKISRQVTFAKRRNGLLKKAYELSVLCDAEVALIIFSSRGRLFEFSTSSCMYKTLERYRTCNFASEASAPLEAELNNYQEYLKLKTRVEFLQTTQRNLLGEDLGPLNVKELEQLENQIEISLKHIRSSKNQQMLDQLFDLKRKEQQLQDANKDLRRKIQETSEENVLRLSCQDIGCSGSSGHGDEANQELLHLALDPSLHIGYQAYMDHLKND from the exons ATGGGGCGCGGTAAGGTGGAGCTGAAGCGGATCGAGAACAAGATCAGCCGGCAGGTGACGTTCGCCAAGCGCCGGAACGGGTTGCTCAAGAAGGCGTACGAGCTGTCGGTGCTCTGCGACGCCGAGGTCGCCCTCATCATCTTCTCCAGCCGCGGCCGCCTCTTCGAGTTCTCCACCTCCTCATG CATGTACAAGACGCTGGAGCGGTACCGCACCTGCAATTTTGCATCCGAAGCATCAGCTCCACTAGAGGCGGAATTA AATAATTATCAGGAGTACTTGAAGTTAAAGACAAGAGTTGAGTTCTTACAAACAACTCAGAG AAATCTACTTGGTGAGGACTTGGGTCCACTTAACGTGAAGGAGCTAGAGCAACTTGAGAACCAGATTGAGATATCTCTCAAGCATATCCGATCATCAAAG AACCAGCAGATGCTCGACCAGCTCTTTGATCTCAAGCGCAAG GAACAACAACTGCAAGATGCTAACAAAGACTTAAGAAGGAAG ATACAAGAAACTAGTGAAGAAAATGTGCTGCGACTGTCTTGCCAGGACATTGGGTGTAGTGGATCTAGTGGGCATGGTGATGAAGCCAACCAAGAACTCCTTCACCTTGCTCTTGATCCTTCCCTGCATATAGG GTATCAAGCTTACATGGACCACCTGAAAAATGATTAA
- the LOC136520415 gene encoding MADS-box transcription factor 5-like isoform X2, protein MGRGKVELKRIENKISRQVTFAKRRNGLLKKAYELSVLCDAEVALIIFSSRGRLFEFSTSSCMYKTLERYRTCNFASEASAPLEAELNNYQEYLKLKTRVEFLQTTQRNLLGEDLGPLNVKELEQLENQIEISLKHIRSSKNQQMLDQLFDLKRKEQQLQDANKDLRRKIQETSEENVLRLSCQDIGCSGSSGHGDEANQELLHLALDPSLHIG, encoded by the exons ATGGGGCGCGGTAAGGTGGAGCTGAAGCGGATCGAGAACAAGATCAGCCGGCAGGTGACGTTCGCCAAGCGCCGGAACGGGTTGCTCAAGAAGGCGTACGAGCTGTCGGTGCTCTGCGACGCCGAGGTCGCCCTCATCATCTTCTCCAGCCGCGGCCGCCTCTTCGAGTTCTCCACCTCCTCATG CATGTACAAGACGCTGGAGCGGTACCGCACCTGCAATTTTGCATCCGAAGCATCAGCTCCACTAGAGGCGGAATTA AATAATTATCAGGAGTACTTGAAGTTAAAGACAAGAGTTGAGTTCTTACAAACAACTCAGAG AAATCTACTTGGTGAGGACTTGGGTCCACTTAACGTGAAGGAGCTAGAGCAACTTGAGAACCAGATTGAGATATCTCTCAAGCATATCCGATCATCAAAG AACCAGCAGATGCTCGACCAGCTCTTTGATCTCAAGCGCAAG GAACAACAACTGCAAGATGCTAACAAAGACTTAAGAAGGAAG ATACAAGAAACTAGTGAAGAAAATGTGCTGCGACTGTCTTGCCAGGACATTGGGTGTAGTGGATCTAGTGGGCATGGTGATGAAGCCAACCAAGAACTCCTTCACCTTGCTCTTGATCCTTCCCTGCATATAGGGTGA